The following coding sequences are from one Vicugna pacos chromosome 11, VicPac4, whole genome shotgun sequence window:
- the PYROXD2 gene encoding pyridine nucleotide-disulfide oxidoreductase domain-containing protein 2 produces MAACGRGLSRAMGASPFSAWRQAHSDTRGHLKPEYDAVVIGAGHNGLVAAAYLQRLGVNTAVFERRHVIGGAAVTEEIIPGFKFSRASYLLSLLRPQIYTELELKKHGLRLHLRNPHSFTPMLEENAGSKVPRSLLLGTDMAENQKQIAQFSRKDAEAFPKYEAFMSRLALAIDPLLDAAPADVEAFWRGSLLQRLKSLSTLKPLLQAGRIVGARLPQYYQVLTAPIAKVLDQWFESEPLKATLATDGVIGAMTSPRIPGSGYVLLHHVMGGLEGMQGAWGYVQGGMGALSDAIASSATEHGASIFTEKTVAKVQVSHGGRVQGVVLQDGSEVRSRVVLSNASPQTTFLKLTPQEWLPEEFVQRISQLDIQSPATKINVAVNRLPDFLAAPNTPGGQPLPHHQCTIHLNCEDTLLLHRAYEDAMDGLPSHRPIIELCIPSSLDPTLAPPGCHVISLFTQYTPYTLAGGKAWDELERNAYADRVFDCIEAYAPGFKDSVVGRDVLTPPDLERIFGLPGGNVFHCAMALDQLYFARPVPLHSSYRSPLQGLYLCGSGAHPGGGVMGAAGRNAAHVVFRDLRSM; encoded by the exons gcggCCTACCTGCAGAGACTGGGGGTGAACACAGCTGTGTTCGAGAGACGCCACGTGATCGGAGGTGCGGCTGTCACCGAGGAGATAATCCCAG gatttaagTTTTCCCGAGCATCCTACCTCCTCAGCCTGCTGCGGCCGCAGATTTACACTGAGCTGGAGCTGAAG AAACATGGGCTGAGGCTTCATCTTCGAAACCCCCACTCCTTCACCCCGATGCTGGAAGAGAATGCCGGGAGCAAGGTGCCCAGGTCCCTTCTGCTGGGCACAGACATGGCAGAAAACCAGAAGCAGATCGCCCAGTTCTCCCGAAAGGATGCCGAG GCCTTTCCCAAATATGAAGCATTCATGAGTCGCTTGGCATTAGCCATTGACCCTCTGCTGGACGCAGCCCCAGCGGATGTGGAAGCCTTCTGGCGGGGCTCCCTGCTCCAGAGGCTCAAGTCGCTCTCCACTCTCAAGCCCCTGTTGCAGGCGG GCCGCATAGTGGGAGCCCGGCTGCCCCAGTATTACCAGGTCCTCACAGCTCCCATTGCCAAG GTGCTGGATCAGTGGTTTGAGTCCGAGCCGCTAAAAGCCACTCTGGCAACGGATGGCGTGATTGGAGCCATGACAAGTCCCCGCATTCCGGGGAGTGG GTATGTGCTGCTCCATCACGTGATGGGGGGTCTGGAGGGGATGCAGGGAGCCTGGGGCTACGTCCAGGGTGGCATGGGTGCCCTCTCTGATGCCATTGCAAGCTCAGCCACTGAGCACGGAGCGAGCATCTTCACCGAAAAG ACAGTGGCCAAGGTGCAGGTGAGCCATGGAGGGCGCGTTCAAGGAGTCGTGCTGCAGGACGGCTCAGAGGTGAGGAGCAGAGTGGTGCTGTCCAACGCATCGCCGCAGACCACCTTCCTGAAGCTGACGCCACAG GAGTGGCTTCCTGAGGAGTTTGTGCAGAGAATCTCCCAGCTGGACATCCAGTCACCTGCTACCAAGATCAACG TGGCTGTTAACAGGCTGCCTGACTTCCTGGCAGCCCCCAATACTCCCGGGGGCCAGCCACTGCCCCATCACCAGTGTACCATCCACCTCAACTGTGAGGACACCCTCCTTCTCCATCGGGCCTATGAAGACGCCATGGATGGCCTGCCTTCACACAG ACCTATAATTGAGCTCTGCATCCCTTCCTCGCTGGACCCCACCCTGGCTCCCCCCGGCTGCCACGTCATCTCCCTCTTCACTCAATACACTCCCTACACACTGGCTGGAGGCAAGGCCTGGGACGAGCTGGAGAGAAATGCTTACGCAGACAGAG TGTTTGATTGCATCGAGGCCTACGCGCCTGGCTTCAAGGACTCTGTGGTGGGCAGAGATGTCCTCACACCCCCTGATTTGGAGAGAATCTTTGGGCTTCCTGGAGGG AACGTATTCCACTGTGCCATGGCCCTGGACCAGCTGTATTTTGCCCGCCCTGTGCCCCTGCACTCCAGCTACCGCAGCCCTCTCCAGGGCCTGTATCTCTGCGGAAGTGGGGCCCATCCTG GAGGAGGTGTCATGGGAGCCGCTGGACGCAATGCAGCACACGTGGTCTTCAGGGACCTCAGGAGCATGTAA